The sequence GGTGCCGAATTCGACCCGATCGGCGATCCGCGCATCGGCAAACCCGACGGCCACCGCCGTCTTGGTCCCGCCGATGTCCACCGTCAGGAAGCTTCGCGACTCAGGCAATCTTGCGGCTCCGGGCATATGCGAACAAACCGCCGGCCTCGATGATCTCCGCTACGTCGCCCAGCGGCCGCAGCGGATACTCCTTCGAGGTGGTCAGGTTCTTCAGCCGGCAATTATCGAAATCGATCTCCACCTGATCGCCGGTGCGGATCTCGCGGACCAGCTTCTCCTCACTCTCCACCGGGATCACGTAGCCGCCGTTGACCGAGTTGCGGAAGAAAATTCGGGCGTACGATGTCGCCACCACCGCCCGAACGCCCGCCTCCGCCAACGCCAGCGGGGCATGCTCCCGCGAACTGCCGCAGCCGAAATTCGACCCGGCCACCACCACCGCGAATTCGCTGGCGGTCCTGTTCTCGTCGGCTAGGTCCACAAACGGCTTGCCGCCTTCCGGCAATCCCGCCTGATCGCCCGGTACGCCCGAGAGGGCGAACCGCCCGAACAGCTTCCGCTCCGACGCGATCGAGGGATTGTAGCTCAGATACTCAGCCGGAATGATCTGGTCGGTATCGACATTGTCGCCCAACACGTAGGCCTTGCCCGTCACTTTATCCATAGTCAGCACTCCCATGCCAAAACGACGCGGATTATACCAGTTCCCGCTCCCGATTTGAAACCCACTTTGAAACCAGCCGCTTTCGCCTTTTGACCTTCCTCCCACTGGCGTCAGCCCGGGCCAACCCGTACAATGTTCGGTTTGTCCGTGACAGGAGAAGGACCGCCGATGATCTGGCGACGCGGAACGCTGACGGTTGTGCTGATCGGCCTTCTGGCCGGATGCAGCACGCTGCGCGTCTCGACGCCCGCCGAGTGCCGCGACGTGCCCGCGCCGCAATACGAGCGGTACGAAAACCTCCTGGCCCGCGTCATGCACGACGGCCAGGTCGATTTCCAGACCTTAAAGGCCAATCCAGCCGACCTGGAGCGATTTGTCCATCGTCTCGGCTGCCACGGACCCATCAAAACCCCTGATGCGTTTCCCGATGACGCTTCGAAATTGGCCTATTGGGTCAATGCGCATAACGCAGTGGCTTTGCTGGCTGCGGTGCGAAAGTACCCGGCCAAGCGCCTCAAGCCGCCGTTCGGGGATTTTGCCCAGACGACCACCGCCTGGATCGACGGCCGCCATCTGAGCCTTGCCCAGATTGCCCAGTTTGCCCGGTCGGCCAGACCCGACGATCCGCGGGTGGATCTGGCCCTGGCCTATCCGACCAAGGGCGGCGGTTCGCGGTTCGGTTTTGTCCTCAAGCCGCGGGAGGACCTGGTGCAACAGTTGCACAGTTTATTCGTCCGTTCGCTGGACGATTCGGCCGCCATCAACATCGACCACGCCCGCTGGACGCTGTGGCTGGGCCGGCCGATCTGGGACAATCGCGACCGGTATCTCGCGCAATACCGCGACCAATACGGCACAGCGGCGGGCAACATCGTCAACGCCCTGGCGGACCTGGCCAATCCCAGCCAGCGCCGCCGGCTCAACACCGCCATCGGCTACAAGATCAAACCCCAGTCCTACGACTGGTCGCTCAATGCGTCTGAACCCTACAAGTGCTCTCTTTCTGAATCAACGGAGGTTGTTCGATGACATCGGCCCAGGACCTCGAGGCCTACAGACAATTCATCCGGGAACGTGCCCAAAGCAAGGAATACGCCGACTTTATGAAGGACCTGACCTGTCGGCTGGTGGAAATAGAAAACACGCCCACCCAGCCGCTCGATCAGATCGCCCGCAACGAAAAGCAGGTCTTCGACCTGATTGAAGAGGCCCTGCGGGCCTTCGCCGACGGCCGCATCGCGATCGAGCGCCAGCCGATCAACCCGGGCATCGCCCACCATCCCTATTTCTCCCGGCTTTACTACACCGCCGACGAGCGGCACCCTGAGGGTCGCGACGTCGAAACCACCTACAAGGACCGGTGCAACATGCTGGTGCTGGTCGACGCCGGTCAGAGCAAAAGCCAGGGCCGGCCGGCCATCCTCAACGCCCACATCGACACCGTCGCCCCGTTCCTTCCCTGCCGCCTCGACGGCCAGCAGATCCACGGGCGAGGCACGGTCGACGACAAGGGCCTGGTCGTCATGCTCGTCGCCAGTCTCAAGCTGCTCAAGGAGGCCGAGGCGAAATTCGGCCCCGTCATCGGCCAGCCGCTGGTCTACCAGTTCGTGATCGAGGAGGAAACCGGCGGCAACGGCTCGCTCTCGGCCTCGCTCGACGAGCGGTTCCGGGGCTACGAGGCGATCATCTGCGAAGCCACCGAGCTGCGCCCGCATCCGGCCAACCGTGGGGCCATGTGGTTCAAACTCGATTTCACCAGCAAGGGCAGCGGCTTCGACACCGCTGAGATTCTGCCCTTCATCCTTGTCGAACTGGCCACCGAGGGCCAAAAGCTCCGCCAGGAGAGCAACGAGCCCCTGTTTCCCCGCGACTACGTCCAGGTCAACCTCGGCGCCCTCGATCACTTCGGCAAGCACCCAGCCACCATCAACGACTACGTCGCCTTCGAACTGGGCCTCGACTACAAGGGCCCGGAGGGCGAGCGGGTCGCCTCGCGCCTCATCAACATCATCGAGGCCGGCGTCAAGCAGTACTGCGTTCAGTATCCCGACCGCACCGCCGAAGTCGATCCGGAGACCGGCAAGCCCAAGCTCAACGCCCACTACAAGCTGACCACGATGGACCGCGGCAACCACGACCGCCGCTACAAGCTGGAGGTCTTCGGCCTCGGCGGCCACATGAGCACGCTGACCCTCCGCGACAACGCGATGATCAAGGCGGGTTACCTGCTCAAAGGGTTGGTCTGCTCGTACAAGAACCTGCCGGGCCTGGCCTTGCGGGTCCGTGTCCTCGACGACGCCGACGGCGACCGCTGCACGATCACCGGCGGCGTGGGCTTTACGCCGGCCCACCGCATGGCCGCCCTCCAGGACCGCCTCAAGGGCGCCGTGGCCCAGGGATTCCAGCTTTTTAACCGCTGCGCCCAGGGCAGTGTGGCCGCCGACAGCTTCGCGATGACCTTCGACATGCTCCACAACGAGGCTTACGTCTCGCCGGTCGACTGCCCAGCCATGAAGGCGTTCAAGTGGGCCTTCGACGCCCGGGAAATGCCCTGGCCGACCCCGCTGGCCTTCCGGGCCAGTTGCGACGCCCGGATCTTCGGCAACAGCGGCCACAACACCGTCACCTTCGGCCCCGGACAGCTCTCGCAGGCCCACGGCGACCACGAGAAAATCTCCCTCCAGGAGTTGCAGGCCGGGCTGGAAGTGGTTACCTTGGCTACCCTTGCCCTGACCACCGGTCAGTAGGGCGGTTCGAGGCCCGCCGCCCCGGCTGCACCCTGGACCCACAGTGAAAGACAGGAATCCGTAATGACTTCGCAATCGAAACTCCGGATCGGCGTCGTCGGCCTCGGCCGGTACGTCGAGATCGCCCACATGCCCACCTACTTCGAGAGTCGCTACGCGTCCGCCATCGAGGTTGCCGCCCTCTGCGACGTCAGCGAGGAACGCCTCAAGGAGTGGCGGCAGCGCTACGGCGTGAAGTCCGGCTATACCGACTACCGTAAGATGCTCGCCGACCAAAAGCTGGATGCCGTGGTCGTGGTCACGCCGGACCACCTGCACACCGAGGTGACGTGCCAGGCCCTCGAAGCCGGCTGCGACGTGCTGGTCGAAAAGCCCCTGGCCACCGATATCGGCGAGTGCCACAAGATCATCCAGACCGCCCGTCGGCAGAAGCGCCGCGTCATCACCGACTTCCACAAGCGCCACGACCCAGCCCACCAGGAGGGGCGGGCCCGGATCACCACCGACAGGAAGTACGGCCAGGTCCAATTCGGCTACGTCTGGATGCTCGATACCATCAACGTCCCAGCCCCGGGCTTCTTCAAGTCCAACTTCGCCGAAAAAAGCTCCCCGGTCTGGTTCCTCGGCGTCCACTTCTTCGATCTGATCCGCTTCATGACGGACCTGAACCCCATCGAAGTCCGCGCCACCGGCTATAAGCAGGTCCTCAAGGCGATGGGCATCAACACCTTCGACGCGGTCAAGAGCGACATGGTCTTCGATAACGGGGCCGCGATCAGCTTCTACCTGTCCTGGAACCTGCCCGAAGGCGCCCCCTCGTTCACCACCCAAGGCCTGTATCTCCAGTTCGAAAAGGGAGATATGAAAATCGACACCCGCGACCGGGGCATGACCGAGCTCAGCGGGGCCGGCTACAAGACGGTCAACCCGATGTACACCCGCCGGACCGACCGCGGGTATGCCGGGTATGCCCACGAGAGCATCGGCGATGCCCTCATCGAGTTTCTCGAACTCAAGCAGAACGGCCGGCGAACCTACGACGACCTGGAAAAGGCTGACCCCTCCGGGATGGGCGGCTTCTATTCGACCCTCATGGCCCAGATGACCCACGAGAGCCTGGCCCGCGGCAGGAGCCTCTCCGGCGGCCAGGTCGCCCTGGGCGGTGCGATGGACGTCAACGAATACATCAAAGAAAAACTCGGCCCGGATGCCGATGATTATCTGGTACAATACCCGTCGTAGGCGTCTATGCCCGAACCGGTAAGCCCACAACACGGCAACCACCGTTCGCCCAGAAAGGCGGCCGAACTGGCTGCGCACCTGGAGGCCCACGGCCTGCGGGTCCATCTGGCGGGCGATCCGGACCTGGTGATCCGCGACGTGGCCACCATCGAGGAGGCCGGACCCGGCGACATCACCTTCCTGGCCAATCGCAAGTACATCCGGCAGATCAACGAGACCAAGGCCTCAGCCATCATCCTTCCTGAAGCGGTCTCGGGACCGGAGTACTTAACGCAACTGAAGGTTGATGACTCTTACTACGCATTCATGCTCATCATGGTCCTGTTCTACGGCCATCGGACGGCGCCGTTCGAGGGCGTCGATCCGACCGCTCGGATCGCCGAGACCGCCCGGATCGGGGCTAACCCGCGGATCGGCGGCCAGGTGACCATCGCCGCCCACGCGGCCATCGGTGATGGGGCCGTGATCTATCCCGGCTGCTTCATCGGTCCCGGGTGCCGGATCGGTGATAACGTGACGCTCTATCCCAACGTCACGCTCTACAACGACACCCACGTCGGCCATAACGTAATCATCCAAGCCGGGGCGGTGATCGGCCAGGACGGCTACGGCTTTGCCACCCACAAGGGCATCCACCACAAGATCCCCCAGGTCGGCAACGTGGTCATCGAGGACGACGTCGAGATTGGGGCCAATTGCGCGATTGAGCGGGCCACCATGGGCAGCACGGTCATCGGGAGGGGCTCGAAGCTCTGCGACCTGATCGCCATCGGCCACGGCACCCGCATCGGTCCGCACTGCCTGCTGGTCGCCCAGGTGGGCATCGCCGGGTCGGCCAAGCTCGGCCATCACGTGACCCTCGGCGGCCAGGTCGCGGTCAACGGCCACATCACGATCGGCGACTGCGTCACCGTCGGGGCCAAGGCTGGGGTGGTCAACAACGTTGAGGACAACGAGACGCTGCTCGGCCAGCCCGCTGTGCCCATCCAGGACGCCAAACGCCGCATCCTCATGCTGGCCAAGTTGCCGGAGATGCGCGACCAGCTCAAACGGCTCCAGAAGCGCATCGAGCAGCTTGAGCATGGGACCGGCGGACGGATGGCCAGAAAAGACTCTGCTGAATCGTAACTGCGCCTCATGCCGGCCGACTTTTTCTTGCCCGGATGCAACCGCTGGAGTACTATTGAGGTACAAATTGTTTAATGGTATCATAAACTCCGGTAAGAAAATGCCTCAGCCGGGCGAACCGGTGAGGCGGGTCAGGCAGAGGTGAGCTACAACCCCCCACACATTACGGACGAAGCCAAGAAAACGGCTGCCAAGTTCTTCCAGCATGCTCAGACCGCAGCCGATTCGCGGAGCTTCGACTACGCCATCGAGCTTTATGTCCAGGGCTTGGCCAAAGACCCTGAGGCGGTCGAGAAGGGGCACATGGCCCTGCGCGAGGTCGGCATCCGGCGGACCAACAGCGGCGGCAAGAAGCCCGGCCTGATGGAATCGCTGAAGATTTCCAAGTCCAAGAAAGACCCGATCGGGGCGATGCTCGCCGCTGAGATGATGCTGGCCAAGGACCCGCTGAACCTCAAGTACGCGGAGGAAATGGTCAAGGCGGCCGACAAGTCCGAATTGCCCGAGACCCTCCGCTGGGCCCTGCAGGTCTACTTTGAGCTCTGCCCGCAGGAGAAGAAGATCAGCGTCCAGCGGCTGCTGCTGATCAAGAACCTCTACGAGAAACTGGGCGATTACTATCAGAAACAGGACCGGCTCGATCAGACTCTCGAGGCCTACGAGAAGGGCATCGGGGCGATGAACTACGCCGTCCAGTCGGGCCAGGGCGGCAGCCTCGATCTCCAGAGCGAGCTGAAGAATCTGGCCACCAAACACGCCATCCTCCGCGGCAGGTACGAGCGGGGCGACTTCCGCGATTCGATCAAGGACGCCGACGCCCAGAAGCTCCTGCAGGACAAGTCCCGCCAGGTCAAGGGCGAGGAACTGCTGACCCAGTTGATCGAGAAGGCCCGGGCCGAAGCGGATGCGAACCCGTCGGTGGGGGCCAAGGTGTTTGCCCTGATCGACCTGCTGACCCAGCGGGGCAAGCCCGAGGACGAGAAGGAGGCGATCAAGATCCTCGACGACGCCCACCAGCGGACCGGACAGTACAGCTTCAAGATGCGGGCCGACGACCTGCGAATCCGCCATCAGCGCCGGGCGGTCAAACGCATCGAGGCCAAGGTCAAAGCCGAGGCGACGCCCGATCCGACGCTCCAGCAGCAGCTCGCCGACGCCCGCCAGCAGCAGGCGGAGCGAGAACTGGCCATCTTCAAGGAGCGGATCGAGCAGTATCCGACGGACACGCGGCTGAAGTTCGAATACGGCCGGCGGCTCTACGAGTCCAAACGCTACGACGAAGCCATCCCGGTGTTCCAGGAGGCGGTCGGCGATCCCCGCCACGCCGTCCGCGCCCGCTACTACATCGGCACCTGCTTTTTCCAGAAGGGGTGGCACTCGCAGGCCATCGACATTCTCAACGAAGCCGTCGAGCGCTACGAGACCCTCGGCGACGCCCTCTCCAAGGAAATCTTCTACGTCCTGGGGCGTTCGCACGAGGAGCTGGAGCAGATCGATCAGGCCCTGAAGATCTACAGCCGCCTGATCCAGTGGGACTTCAACTACCGCGACGTCCGCCACCGGATCGACAAGCTCCAGGCCAAGAAGAAGATCAATTCCTGACCCCTTTCATCCTCTCGAAACGTCCTCCCGGCGAGCCGCTGGTATTGTCGCGGGTGCTTCTGGTAAACGAATAGGGATCGCTCTACAATGCCACCGATGCAGGAGGCTTTCTGATGCCACAGACAGCAGACGGCAGTAGTTGCATGAATTCGTTGTTCTTCTTCGACGACTGGCTGCTGTTCGCCCGCGAGGGGCTGGACCGCCGGCAGGGCCGGCCGGAGCGGATTGGCCAGTTCGCTCTGGACCCCCAGGCCGATCCGGACCTCGAGTCGATCCGGGGTCTGGGCATCGTCCACGACCCGATCGGCGGCGGCTATGAGATGGTGGTGGACTGTCAGTCAAGGTCCGGCATGCGGTTCTTCACCCGCCTGCGGTCGGACGATCCGTACCGCTGGCCCACGCAGGAATGGAAGAGCGGCTCGGGACCGCTCTGGACCCGGGCGGACAACGTCTACCTCGACCAGCACGGTCGGCCTTTGGACTGCTTCAATACCCTGTGCCTCGCGGGCACTCCATTGGCCCAGAAGGGCTACGTCGCCACGTTCTTCGACTATGCCCGCACGCACCGCGGCGACGCCCACCATTCCCCGCAGCCCAGCGCCGCCATCGGATTCTCCAGAGACGGTCTGCACTTCGAGGTGGAGGCTGGCAACTGCTATATTCCGCATCACAGCGACACCAGCAACCCGCCCATCTACAACCCGTGGACGGGCGAGTTTCTGATCTACTGCCGGCCGGAGCAGTCGGATCGCCGGATTGGCGTGGTGACGACGAGGGACTTCCGGACGTTCAGCCCCTACGAGACCATCCTGCAGCCCGATCCGCTGGACCCGGTCGGTCGCGAGTTCTACGGTCTGACCCCGTGGCTTCAGGACGACCTGTTCGTCGGCACGCTGAGCATCTACGACACCGAACCGACCGAGAAGGCTCACGTCCGGATGCAGGGGATCAACGAGATGCAGCTTGCCTACAGCTATAACGGCAAGAACTGGTACCGGGCGTCCCGCGAGATGTTCCTGGAGCGGGGCGAACCGGGCACGGACTCCGGCGGCAGCATCTATGCGGGCATGCCCGTCCGGACGCCCGCCAATCGGCTGCTCTTTGGGACGATGGTCTCGTGGACCGAGCACGGCATGGACATCGAGCACTGCCCGGAGGAGTGGAGACGGACTCCCTACCGCAGCTACCTCTACGAGATGCGGCCCGACGGCTTTGTGTTCCTGCGGACCTCGGCCCGGTGCGGACGGCTCCGCACCAAGGCGATCGTGCCGCAGGGCGGCGAGTTGACCATCAACGCCCTGACCACCCCCAGCGGCCACGTCAAAGCGGTCATGCTCGACGCTCAGACGTTCGAGCCGATCCCGAACTACACCCTCGACGAGGCGGTCCCGCTGGTCGGCGATGAACTGGCGGGCGTGCTCCGCTGGCGTGAACGGAAGAACCTGAATGAGCTCAAGGACCGCCGTGTGATGCTCGAGTTGCACGTTCGCGAGGCGGACCTCTACGCCCTGCGTTTCCCGTATCGCGTCCACCTGGGCGAATACATCCGCGACCGCGTCTGAGTCGCGTTCTGGCAACCCGTTCTTCAAGGAGGCATCCCATGCCAAGTCGGCCCCTGCGATTGCTCATGGTCGGTTCGCATCCCGCCGATACGTTCGATCAGGCGGGAGGGACGTTGGCCCATCACGCAGCCCAGGGCGATCAGGTCACCGCGGTAACCCTGACGACCGGCGCGCGTTCCCACCATTGGCAGCTCATCGATCAGAAGCGAAAGCTCCAGGAGGAACTCGACGTCGAGGGACTGCTCGAACAGGCGGTCAAGGAGAAGATGGACGAGGTCCGCAAGGCCGCTGCGATTCTGGGGCTTCACGACGTCCGGACGCTCGGGTTCGAGGACGACGAGATCCTGCTGACCCGCGAGATGGTCGAGGCGGTCGCCGACGTGATTCGCGAGGTCAGGCCCGACATCATGATCACGCATCATCCTTACGAACTGGGCGGACTGAAGCTGCACGCCACCACCGGCCAGGCTGCGATCTACGCGTTTCAGCAGGCGATGGGGGCCGGGCGCGGCCGCAAGCCCACCCACTACGTCTCTAAGATATTCTTCATGAACCCGATGGGTTACATGGGCCACAACACCCTGGCCTACGCCTCCACCGCCCACATTACGACTATCATCGACATCACCGACGTGATCGACAAGAAGGTGCTTGCGATGGATATGATATCGAGCCAGTACTACGGCGGGGCGTACTCGCGGAAGTGTCACGAGATCAGCGACGGCCACACCGGCGGGCTAGCGTATGTCGCCTACGGCGAGGCGTTCCAGGCATTCTTTCCCGAGTGCGGATATACGCTGCCCTTCTCCGAGGCCGACATCCGTAAGGCGGAAGGACTCAGCGAAGAGGGGATGGCGCGGCGCAGCGAGATCGTCGCCGCCCGGATGCCGCTGCCCGAAGGCATGGGTTTCAGTTCGGAACACCGAATTGCACCGGAGCAGTACCGGACCTGACGTTCGTGGAAGGGAAAGAACACCCCGCCTGCCGGTGGGCCGAGACAGGACCTATCGGGCCTGACGGTGTGCTACGCCCGCGAGTTTCTTCTGCAGGCTGTCCAACTGGTCCGCCAGGATACTTCGCTCCTCCGGGGCCAGTTTTGCTTCGCCGAACCGCATCCGCAGATAGGCCCGCGTCAGGTCCACCATCTCCGGGTGGACGTCGGCCCGGATCAGGCGAAGGTCCTCGGTGAATTCCCACGCCGTCCGCGTGACCGGTTTGGTGATCCCTCGCTTGGCCAGCGTCACCAGCGCGCCGCGGTAGAAGTCGATCGGGCAGGTCCAGACGTTGCCGTACTTGCGCTCCCAGCGTTTGGCCAGGTAACGGCGGAACCGCCGCAACCCCTTGGTCGAGACCAGCACCGAGATCCGCACGATCAGGTAGGCGAACGCGATCAGCAGCACGACCACGATCCAGTGCAGCACCTGGTGCCAGCGCGACTGGTAGTCCTCGCCCCGCAGCATGTCGATGAACCGCGTGATGACTCGCTTGATCGTCCAGGTCTGGCCCGCCTCGCCGGTCTCGTCGCCCAGGATCTGCTTGCGCAGGCCCTCGATGAACTCGCGCCGCTCGCTCTCGTCGTAGTTGGCCAGGTGCGAGAGCCACGTGAACCGCAGCAGGTCCACCGCGTCCCAGAACATCCGCACCAGCTTGCTCTCGACCGGTCGGATCGCCTCGTCCCGCGCCGCCGGCGTCGGGTCGAAGGTCGTCCAGCCCTTCCCGTCGAGGTACACCTCAGCCCACGCGTGGGCATCGCAATTGCGGATCGTGTAGTAGCCGCCGAACGCGTTGTAGTTGTAGCCGCCGTTCTTGAACCCGGTCACGATGCGGGCCTCCAGGCCCAGCGACCGGCACAGCAGCACGAACGCCGAGGCGAAGTACTCGCAGTGGCCGTGCTTGCGCCGCGTCAGGAAGTCGAACACCGGGTCGATCTGCGGCAGGACGTCGCGATTGTCCAGGTCGTACCGGAACTCGCCGCTGGTCCGCAGCCACATCTCCAGCTTGCGGGCCTGTTCCAGCGGCGAAAGCTCGCGCGCCTCCTTCGCGAGCACCTCCTGGGCCTTCTCCTGATAGCGATCCAGGTCCGCTTCGCCGCCGACCCGGTGACGCTGATGCGCCCGGAACCGCGCGATCATCGGCAGGGTCTCCCGCCGCACCGTCCGCTCCACGTCGCCGGCGGTGGGGGCCTTCGGCCAGATGTTCTGCGCCGGCGCCTCGTGCGAGGTCAGCAGCTTGTAGCAGAAGCCCTTCTTGGGATACTGCGAGGCCCGCAGGGTGTTGGTCTGCGGACAGTAGGTCAGCCGCATCTCCCGGTTTGTGGCGATCGCGGTGGGCGTGTCGATCACAAACAGGTTGGACGAAATCTCATCGTCGTAGTAGATGCGCCAGAAGATCTGCTTGGCCACCGCCTCCTTCGACAGCATCGCCGCGTCCTGGATCGGCACGGGGGTGTCCAGGCTGCGGGTCTGAACCACCCGCTCCTCGCCTTCCTTTTGCTCCTCCAGCCACTTCCAGAACTGCCCGTGGCGGGAATACTGCGTCTTGACCGACCCGCGCAGGTACATCAGCGGGGCCACGCCGCTCTTGCTGTCGCTGAGCACCTTGACCCGCAGCACCGGGTCGTCATCCTCCATCAGGATGGTCATTTCGCCCAGGGTCAACTGCTCGCCGAAACCCGTCCGTGTGCTCTGGCGAGTCAGCGTGTTGCCCAGAAGCTGCATCGCCGGCGAGCCGCGCGGGATCAGCACGAAGATGGCCAGCGAGATGCTGCACGTCAGCACCGCCGTCACGAAGTAGCCGCTGATCCACGTGCGCCGGCGGACCTGCACCGCGATGCCGCGGCCCGCCGCCCCTTCGAACTGGCGGTGCGCCATCGCCTCGACCACCAGGTGGGTCTTGTACAGCCAGTAGCCGGCCAGGGCCACGTAGGCCACCAGCACCACCGCGAATTCGGTGGTCGGAGTGACCGCGCCGGCGGCCAGCATCGCCATGACCGAGAGGATCATCAGCTCCGAGAAATCGCTGACCTTGCCGATGCTGAAGCTCTTGATCAGGATCGCCGCGGTCAGAAAGTAGGCCAGGGCCTTGCCCGGTTCGAGTCGCAGCAGCAGGATGGACATCGCCAGCATGCCGATGCCGACCAGCACGATGAAGATCGAGACGAATCGCGGAACCCGGACGGGCCGGCCGATCCGCCGGTACGCCACCAGCAGCACGATGCACGAGAAGACCATGATCCCGGTCGAGTGGTCCAGGTAGACCCGCGCCATCTCCCAGGTCGCCAGCGCGACGCTCAGGAAACCCAGCGGCAGCAGTTCACGGGGTCTGACCATGGTTAGACCATCTCCTCCGGGCACGGCTGCGACGACGGGATGAAGATCCGCCGCCAGTCCGAACCGCCCACCAGCAGCATCTGTGTCGGGCCGATCGCCCCGGAGAGCCGCTCCAGCATGCTCGCGCTGCTCTCGCTGACGCTGACCAGCAGGCAGCGGCCTCGCCACCGGGCCGTCCACCGCCACGTCTGCATCATGTCCGACAGCGACGCCACCGACTGCGGCTCGACCATGCTCAGCGTCCGCAATATCCGGTGCTGGGCCTCGCGGCCGGCCAGCGGCGGGATCAGCACCGGCGGATCGCTCGCGCAGACCAGCGCCACCCGATAGCCCAGCTCCAGCGACTCGCACAGGAAGGTCGCCGAGAAACTGACCGCCTCCTCGAACCGGCGCCGGTTCCTGGCCGTCAGGTCCGGCACGTGCGTGTCCAGGATCACGGTCAGGCGGTGGGGGGCGAACTGGGCCATTTCGCGGACCAGCAGTTGGCCCATCTTGGCCGAGCGCTTCCAGTGGATCAGCTTGGGATTGTCGCCC is a genomic window of Phycisphaerae bacterium containing:
- a CDS encoding DUF3488 domain-containing transglutaminase family protein, which produces MVRPRELLPLGFLSVALATWEMARVYLDHSTGIMVFSCIVLLVAYRRIGRPVRVPRFVSIFIVLVGIGMLAMSILLLRLEPGKALAYFLTAAILIKSFSIGKVSDFSELMILSVMAMLAAGAVTPTTEFAVVLVAYVALAGYWLYKTHLVVEAMAHRQFEGAAGRGIAVQVRRRTWISGYFVTAVLTCSISLAIFVLIPRGSPAMQLLGNTLTRQSTRTGFGEQLTLGEMTILMEDDDPVLRVKVLSDSKSGVAPLMYLRGSVKTQYSRHGQFWKWLEEQKEGEERVVQTRSLDTPVPIQDAAMLSKEAVAKQIFWRIYYDDEISSNLFVIDTPTAIATNREMRLTYCPQTNTLRASQYPKKGFCYKLLTSHEAPAQNIWPKAPTAGDVERTVRRETLPMIARFRAHQRHRVGGEADLDRYQEKAQEVLAKEARELSPLEQARKLEMWLRTSGEFRYDLDNRDVLPQIDPVFDFLTRRKHGHCEYFASAFVLLCRSLGLEARIVTGFKNGGYNYNAFGGYYTIRNCDAHAWAEVYLDGKGWTTFDPTPAARDEAIRPVESKLVRMFWDAVDLLRFTWLSHLANYDESERREFIEGLRKQILGDETGEAGQTWTIKRVITRFIDMLRGEDYQSRWHQVLHWIVVVLLIAFAYLIVRISVLVSTKGLRRFRRYLAKRWERKYGNVWTCPIDFYRGALVTLAKRGITKPVTRTAWEFTEDLRLIRADVHPEMVDLTRAYLRMRFGEAKLAPEERSILADQLDSLQKKLAGVAHRQAR